The following are encoded together in the Choristoneura fumiferana chromosome 4, NRCan_CFum_1, whole genome shotgun sequence genome:
- the sw gene encoding cytoplasmic dynein 1 intermediate chain short wing isoform X16, whose product MSSMSDRKAELERKKAKLQALRDEKDRRRREKEQKDAEEALARASTTSSLDSRRDLDEMLSSLGVAPVKDVLSSLSSMQSLSPPQTASPDASLPHADRSAPPHGSLKKSTQLQIISVQSTDIPPKENVTYAKQTQTTTSGITEIRDAHATDYYGEDDDAFHGKLPPGILPHGLPTVKEVQPAVTAAPPEKKEEEKEKKVRELSADEKHTIMLSAEFQRFVTKAGRVIERALGESVDIYTDYTGGGDSENALDDKSDARLSLVRTFYDERWSRGRCVTCLDWSSAHPELLLASYHNSDDAPHDPDGVCLVWNTKFKKTTPEDVFHCQSPVMSATFARFHPNLILGGTYSGQIVLWDNRVPKRTPVQRTPLSSLAHTHPVYCLSVVGSQNAHNLISVSSDGRMCSWSLDMLSQPQETLELQHRQSKAVAVTAMAFPHADVNNFVLGGEDGNIYTGCRHGQRAGVTDCVEGHAGPVTGVACHAAGGAVDLSHLFLTSSMDWSVKLWSLKENKALYSFENSGDYVVDVRWSPAHPALFAAADAARLDLWNLNRDTEVPVASIQSEGGAFNRVSWTPSGAHLTAGDDAGKISVYELAESEYQPRHDEWSKFVYTLQELRNNQADEESDRLSLASGPPSLTSLTSLASNPLR is encoded by the exons ATGTCAAGCATGTCGGATCGCAAGGCGGAGCTCGAGCGGAAGAAAGCCAAGTTGCAGGCCCTCCGCGACGAGAAGGACCGCCGCCGCAGAGAGAAGGAGCAAAAAGATGCTGAGGAGGCACTG GCCCGAGCGTCGACGACGTCGAGCCTCGACAGCCGGCGCGACCTGGACGAGATGCTGTCGTCGCTGGGCGTGGCGCCGGTGAAGGACGTGCTATCGTCGCTGTCGTCCATGCAGTCGCTGTCGCCGCCGCAGACCGCGTCGCCCGACGCCAGCCTGCCGCACGCCGACCGCAGCGCGCCGCCCCACGG ATCCCTGAAGAAGTCGACCCAACTGCAGATAATATCCGTGCAGTCAACTGACATACCCCCGAAGGAAAACGTGACGTACGCGAAGCAGACCCAAACCACTACTTCGGGCATCACCGAGATCAGAGATG CACACGCAACCGACTACTACG GCGAAGATGACGATGCGTTCCACGGGAAACTCCCGCCGGGCATCCTGCCGCACGGACTGCCAACCGTCAAGGAGGTCCAGCCCGCCGTGACGGCCGCGCCGCCCGAGAAGAAGGAGGAAGAGAAGGAGAAGAAAG TACGGGAGCTGAGCGCAGACGAGAAGCACACGATAATGCTGTCGGCCGAGTTCCAGCGGTTCGTCACGAAGGCGGGCCGCGTCATCGAGCGGGCTCTGGGGGAGTCTGTCGACATCTACACGGACTACACCGGCGGCGGGGACAGCGAGAATGCTCT GGACGACAAATCCGACGCCCGGCTGTCCCTCGTCCGGACGTTCTACGACGAGCGCTGGTCCCGCGGCCGCTGCGTGACCTGCCTGGACTGGTCCTCGGCGCACCCGGAGCTGCTGCTGGCGTCCTACCACAACAGCGACGACGCGCCGCACGACCCCGACGGCGTCTGTCTGGTCTGGAACACCAAGTTTAAGAAGACCACGCCGGAGGACGTGTTCCATTGCCAGTCGCCTGTCATGAGCGCTACCTTCGCTAG GTTCCATCCCAACCTGATACTCGGAGGCACATATTCGGGTCAAATCGTACTGTGGGACAACCGCGTGCCAAAACGTACACCCGTACAGCGGACACCTCTCTCTTCGCTCGCTCATACG CATCCAGTATACTGCCTGTCGGTAGTCGGTAGCCAGAACGCTCACAACCTCATCTCGGTGTCATCTGACGGGCGCATGTGCTCCTGGTCGCTGGACATGCTCTCCCAGCCCCAGGAGACCTTGGAGCTGCAGCACCGGCAGAGCAAAGCTGTCGCCGTCACTGCTATGGCGTTCCCTCACGCTGATGTTAACAACTTCGTGCTTGGCGGGGAGGATGGGAACATCTATACTG GCTGCCGGCACGGGCAGCGCGCCGGCGTCACGGACTGCGTGGAGGGACACGCGGGGCCGGTCACGGGCGTGGCGTGCCACGCGGCCGGCGGGGCCGTTGACCTCTCGCACCTCTTCCTCACCTCCTCCATGGACTGGAGCGTCAAGCTGTGGAGCCTCAAG GAGAACAAAGCCCTGTACTCGTTCGAGAACAGCGGCGATTACGTGGTGGACGTGCGCTGGTCGCCCGCGCACCCCGCGCTGTTCGCGGCCGCAGACGCCGCGCGCCTCGACCTCTGGAACCTCAACCGCGACACAGAG GTGCCGGTGGCGTCGATCCAGTCGGAGGGCGGCGCGTTCAACCGCGTGTCGTGGACGCCGAGCGGCGCGCACCTCACGGCGGGCGACGACGCCGGAAAGATATCCGTCTACGAGCTCGCAGAG AGCGAATACCAACCCCGGCACGATGAATGGAGCAAGTTTGTTTACACCCTACAAGAGCTACGTAACAACCAGGCCGATGAAGAAAGCGACCGGCTCAGCCTGGCCAGCGGACCTCCCTCCCTAACCAGCTTGACCAGCCTCGCTAGCAACCCCCTGCGATAA